The Labrys wisconsinensis genome contains the following window.
GCATGACCATGCTGCTCGTCACCCACGAGATCGGCTTCGCGCGCGAGGTCTCGACTCGGACGATCTTCTTCGACGGTGGCCGCGTCGCCGAGGACGGGCCGCCGCGCGAGGTGCTGCGCAATCCGTCGAGCGAGCGGCTGCGCCAGTTCCTGAAGCGCGTCCTGCACGAGCATGTCGCACAGGACGTCGCCGCGGGAGGGCTGCCGTCATGACCTTCTCCGAGTGGCTCGACTTCTTCCTGCCCTATGTCCCCGGCTTCCTCTACGCCTCCTGGCTGGTGCTGGCCCTGACCGTGCTGGTGATCGTGCTGAGCTGGGCGTGCGGCCTCGTCGCCGCGCTCGCCAAGGCATCGCCGATCCGCGTCTTCCGCTACGCCGCGGCCTTCTACATCTGGTTCATCCGCGGCACCCCGGCGCTGATCCAGATCTTCATCATCTATTTCGGCCTGCCGCAGCTCGGGCTCGGCCTCTCGCCGTTCGTCGCCGGCGTTATCGCGCTCGGCGTCAACAGCGGCGCCTATGTCGCGGAGATCATCCGCTCGGGCCTGTCGGCGATCCCGAAGGGGCAGACGGAATCCTCGCTCGCCCTCGGCATGAGCCGCCAGGAGACCATGCAGCGGATCATCCTGCCGCAGGTGGTGCGCATCATCCTGCCCTCGATCACCAACGAGGCGATCTCGACGCTGAAGAACACCTCGCTCCTGTCGACGATCACCGTGGTCGAGCTGACGCTCTACGCCCAGACGATCATCGCCACCACCTTCCGGCCCTTCGAGTTCTACATCGCCACCGCGGTGATCTACCTCGTCCTCACCACGCTCCTGTCGCAGCTCTCCGCCTGGCTGGAGCGCCGCAACGCCCGCTACGTCTGATCCCAAAGGAGGAGCTCATGAGCGTCCTGCCGATCGACAGCCTCGAAACCCCGCGCTTCTGCGGCGTGCCGACCTTCATGCGCCTGCCGCAGGCGACCAGCCTCGCCGGGCTCGATGCCGCCATCATCGGCCTGCCCTCCGATTCCGGCTCGCCCTTCCGCACCGGCGCCCGCTTCGGCCCGAACGCCATGCGGGCGATGTCGGTGATGCTGCGGCCGATCAACCCCTATCGCGGCGGCATCAATATCTTCGAGCGCCTCAGCATGGCCGACGCGGGCGACGCCGCCGTGGTGCCGGGCTACCAGGAGGAGAGCCTCGAACGCCTCGAAGCCTCGATGCGCGCCCTGGTCGATGCCGGGGTGACGCCCTTCGCCATGGGCGGCGACCATTCGGTGACGCTGGCGGGGCTGCGCGCCGTCGCCCGCCGCCACGGCCCGCTGGCGCTGATCCAGTTCGATTCGCATAGCGACACCTGGGATAAATATTTCGCCGGCAAAAAATACAGCGCCGGCACGCCGTTCCGCCGGGCGGTCGAGGAGGCCGTCGTCTCGCCGGCCCATTCGATCCAGGTCGGCCTGCGCGGCTCGCTGTTCACGCCGACCGACATCAGCCAATCGATCGAGCTCGGCTACGACGTGGTCACGACGGACGAGATGTTCGCCATGGGGCTGCCGGCCCTGGCGACACGCATCGCTGCGCGCGTCGCCGGCCGGCCCGCCTTCGTCACGTTCGATCTCGATTTCGTCGACCCCGCGGCGGCGCCGGGCGTGCAGACGCCCGAGGCCGGGGGGCCGAGCGCGCGCGAGACACTCGACCTGATCCGCCGGCTGAAGGGAATCGATATCGTCGGCTGCGACGTGGTCGAGCTCAACCCGCTGTTCGACAACGCCTCGCAGATCAGCGCGCTCCTGGCCGCCACGATCATGGCCGAGCTGATCGCGCTCAAGGCCGAGGCGGCCCGCAAGGACTGACCAGACAGAGGCCGGCCGCACCGGCCCTGAACCGACTGCCACCAAGAAGGGGAACCATCATGCGCCTGAAACTTCTGCCCATGCTCGCCGCCGCCCTGCTCGGCACCTTCGCCGCATCCGCGGCCACTGCCCAGGAGCTGGAGCTGGTCCAGCCCGGCAAGCTCCTCGTCGCCACCGAGGGCACCTATCCGCCCTTCAGCATGCGGGCGCCGGACGGCTCCCTCGACGGGCTGGAGATCCGCGTCAGCAAGGAGGTCGCCAAGCGCCTCGGCCTCGAATACACGCCGGTCGTCATCAAATGGGAATCGCTGCTGGTCGGGCTCGCTGCCGGCCAGTACGACTATGCCAGCGCCGCCATGGACATCACGGCCGAGCGCCAGAAGCAGGTGACCTTCGCCGATGGCTGGCTCGAATCCGGCGGCCGCGTGGTCACCAAGACCGGCTCCGAGATCAAGCAGGCGTCCGACATCAAGGGCCGCACCGTCGGCGTGCTGGTGGCCTCGAGCTGGCTGAAGCTCGCCGAGGAGCGCGGCGCCACGGTGAAGGCCTACAAGGCCGAGGCCGACGCGCTGCAGGATCTCGTCAACGGCAATGTCGACGGCGTCATCACCGATTCCATCGCCGCCGCCTATGCCATCAAGGCCTCGAAGCTGCCGCTGACCCTGACCGACGACTATGTCAGCCACATCCAGAAGGGCTTCCCGTTCAAGAAGGGCAAGCCCAACCTGGTGAAGGCGGTGAACAAGGCGCTCGCCGACATGATCGCCGACGGCACCTATGCCAAGCTGACCACCGAGCTGGTCGGCTATTCCCCGGCGCCGAAGGACCCGATCCGCAGCCAGTTCTGACCCCGGCGGCCGGTGCGTCTGGTGCGCCGGCCGCGTTCCCGCCCGCCGGGCGGCCTGACCCGAGAGCCCCGTGCCGCGATGACGACCCAGCCCCCGTCCCTGGCGCCCCTCTACGACGAGCGGGAGCGGAGCCTCAGCCAGATGGCCTATGACCAGCTGCTCGACCAGCTGATCCGGCGGGATATTCCCGCCGGCTCGGTGTTGCAGGAGCGCCGGCTCGCCGATCTCCTCGGCATCTCGCGCACGCCGGTGCGCGAAGCGCTGAACCGGCTGGAGAGCGAGGGCTTCGTGGCGCGCAAGCCCGGCCGGGTGCTGGTGGTGCGCGAATTCTCCACCCGCGAGCTGATCGAGACGCTGCACGTGCGCCAGATCCTGGAGGTGGAGAGCGTGGGCCTGGCCACCGGCCGTATCCCGGCGGCGGAGCTCGATGCGATCGAAGAGGATATTCGCAGGCTGCTCGCCGAGCCGGCGCCCACCGCCGAGGCGGACTGGGACGTCGACTTCCGCTTCCACAGCCTGATCGCCGGCCACAGCGGCAATGCCGTGCTCGCCCGCATGGTCCAGGACCTCAGGCTGAAGACGCACATGTTCAACCTCGACCGCGTGCCCGAGCGCTTCGAGATCGGCCATCGCGAGCACCTGGCCATCGTCGACGCGCTGCGGCGCGGCGATCGCGCGGAGGCCCAGGGCGGCATCCGCGGCCATATCGAGAACGTCAAGCTGAGCATCATCCGCAAGCTCAGCGCCATATGAGGAAAGCCATGGCCCAGCGCATCAGCGAATCCACCCGCGGCGTCTACATCATCTCGCCGACGCCCTTCACCGAGGACGGCGGGCTCGACCTCGCCAGCACCGACACGCTGGTCGATTTCTACTTCGACAAGGGCGTCACCGGCATCACCATCCTCGGCGTGCTGGGCGAGGCGACCAAGCTGACGCCGGACGAGTCCAGGACCTTCCTCGACCATGTCATGAAGCGCGTCGACGGCCGCAAGCCGGTCGTGGTCGGCGCCAGCAATCCCGGCACCGACAACCTGGTGCGCTTCGCCAACGAGGCGATGGAGCGCGGCGCCGCCGGCCTGATGATCGCCCCGCTGCCGGGCCTGAAGACCGACGACCAGATCTATGCCTATTGGGAGACGGTGCTGACCCGGCTCGGGCCCGACATTCCGGTCTGCTACCAGGACTATCCGCAGACCACCACGGTCGTGACCTCGGTCGCGGTGATCAACCGGCTGATCGACGACTTCCCGAACTTCGTCATGCTCAAGCACGAGGAGAGCCCGGGCCTCAGCAAGATCACCAGGCTGCGCGAGCGCTCGGACGCGGGCAAGGGCCGGCGCATCAGCATCCTCGTCGGCAATGGCGGCCTCTACCTGCCGCAAGAGCTGCGCCGCGGCGTCGACGGCGCCATGACCGGCTTTGCCTATCCGGAGATGCTGGTCGGCGTGTGCGAGCGCTT
Protein-coding sequences here:
- the speB gene encoding agmatinase; this encodes MSVLPIDSLETPRFCGVPTFMRLPQATSLAGLDAAIIGLPSDSGSPFRTGARFGPNAMRAMSVMLRPINPYRGGINIFERLSMADAGDAAVVPGYQEESLERLEASMRALVDAGVTPFAMGGDHSVTLAGLRAVARRHGPLALIQFDSHSDTWDKYFAGKKYSAGTPFRRAVEEAVVSPAHSIQVGLRGSLFTPTDISQSIELGYDVVTTDEMFAMGLPALATRIAARVAGRPAFVTFDLDFVDPAAAPGVQTPEAGGPSARETLDLIRRLKGIDIVGCDVVELNPLFDNASQISALLAATIMAELIALKAEAARKD
- a CDS encoding amino acid ABC transporter permease produces the protein MTFSEWLDFFLPYVPGFLYASWLVLALTVLVIVLSWACGLVAALAKASPIRVFRYAAAFYIWFIRGTPALIQIFIIYFGLPQLGLGLSPFVAGVIALGVNSGAYVAEIIRSGLSAIPKGQTESSLALGMSRQETMQRIILPQVVRIILPSITNEAISTLKNTSLLSTITVVELTLYAQTIIATTFRPFEFYIATAVIYLVLTTLLSQLSAWLERRNARYV
- a CDS encoding dihydrodipicolinate synthase family protein, with product MAQRISESTRGVYIISPTPFTEDGGLDLASTDTLVDFYFDKGVTGITILGVLGEATKLTPDESRTFLDHVMKRVDGRKPVVVGASNPGTDNLVRFANEAMERGAAGLMIAPLPGLKTDDQIYAYWETVLTRLGPDIPVCYQDYPQTTTVVTSVAVINRLIDDFPNFVMLKHEESPGLSKITRLRERSDAGKGRRISILVGNGGLYLPQELRRGVDGAMTGFAYPEMLVGVCERFFAGDAEGAEDLFDAYLPILRHEQQLGFGLAVRKDILRRRGAIASSAIRHPGPKLTARDHQELDELMARLEAKLARVA
- a CDS encoding GntR family transcriptional regulator, which gives rise to MTTQPPSLAPLYDERERSLSQMAYDQLLDQLIRRDIPAGSVLQERRLADLLGISRTPVREALNRLESEGFVARKPGRVLVVREFSTRELIETLHVRQILEVESVGLATGRIPAAELDAIEEDIRRLLAEPAPTAEADWDVDFRFHSLIAGHSGNAVLARMVQDLRLKTHMFNLDRVPERFEIGHREHLAIVDALRRGDRAEAQGGIRGHIENVKLSIIRKLSAI
- a CDS encoding transporter substrate-binding domain-containing protein; its protein translation is MRLKLLPMLAAALLGTFAASAATAQELELVQPGKLLVATEGTYPPFSMRAPDGSLDGLEIRVSKEVAKRLGLEYTPVVIKWESLLVGLAAGQYDYASAAMDITAERQKQVTFADGWLESGGRVVTKTGSEIKQASDIKGRTVGVLVASSWLKLAEERGATVKAYKAEADALQDLVNGNVDGVITDSIAAAYAIKASKLPLTLTDDYVSHIQKGFPFKKGKPNLVKAVNKALADMIADGTYAKLTTELVGYSPAPKDPIRSQF